From a single Glycine soja cultivar W05 chromosome 19, ASM419377v2, whole genome shotgun sequence genomic region:
- the LOC114398656 gene encoding uncharacterized protein LOC114398656, whose product MLTKKNRYIYSDRIMVEGNCSAVIQCILPPKHKDPKFVTISCSIGEVAIGKAFIDLGASINLMPLSMCWRLGEIEIIPSRMTLQLVDRSIARPYGVIEDALVKVKHLIFPADFVVIDIEEDADIPLILGHPFMSTASCVVDMGKKMLQMGIADPKISFDLFHEDKKPPDRNVCFKVHVMEERRPENKVLVVGTLLDPG is encoded by the coding sequence ATGCTGACAAAGAAGAACCGGTACATCTACAGTGACAGAATTATGGTGGAAGGCAATTGTAGTGCTGTGATTCAATGCattcttccacctaagcacaaagatcctaaATTTGTCACGATATCGTGTTCCATTGGTGAGGTTGCTATAGGAAAAGCTTtcatagacttgggagctagtatcaactTAATGCCTCTCTCTATGTGCTGGCgacttggagagatagagataatacCTTCACGCATGACCCTCCAGTTAGTTGATCGCTCCATCGCAAGACcatatggagtgattgaagatgCTTTGGTGAAGGTGAAACACCTTATATTCCCAGCTGATTTCGTTGTGATAGACATAGAAGAGGATGCTGatattcctctcattcttggtCACCCATTCATGTCTACTGCAAGCTGTGTAGTAGATATGGGAAAGAAGATGTTGCAAATGGGCATAGCAGATCCGAAAATCAGCTTTGATCTATTTCATGAAGATAAAAAACCACCTGACCGAAATGTCTGTTTTAAAGTtcatgtgatggaggaaagaAGACCTGAGAATAAGGTCCTTGTAGTGGGAACATTATTGGATCCTGGATAA